AACTTAAGTAAGCTCTAAATGTCCtaactatatataatttttattaaaatagcatATAAAGTCCCCACattgtatatttaattatttcagtaTATTTTGTTACTTTTACTAATCAATTACATATTTCTAATATCATcaatggtttcaggcatccacaggGGGTCTTCCCATATCTGCAGATTAGGGGAGACTATTGTACATTGAAATAGATTCCACTGAAATGGATTTAATTATCCCTGCTTCTGTTCCTTGTAGCACTTTATTCATAGCTTTTGTCATTGTAATACTTATCATACCCCATCATAATTAATGATATGCACATCTGTTTTCTCCTACAAGAGGCAAAAATCCTTCTTGTCCTCTCACAGAGCCTGGTGCAGGGCCTGGCATGAAGTAgttattaagtaattttaaaacaaaattgagtGAGTGACCCCACAGACAAGACAACAGGTAAGAAAGACTGGGTATTGTAACTGTTCATGTCCTTGAAGTATATCGTataagtgagagagaaaaaagtgTAAGAATGAGGcaggaagttaaaataaaattattaagtgaTGAAAAAATGTAGACATAACAGGAAAATAAATGGCTTAAATTCAACCAAAATATCATCACAGCTACTATTAAAAGTGAATTTAATCAGAAGCAGGCATACTGCCATACTCAGAGAAGAATTTCATTCCCAAATGATCAAGAATTTTTTGCTTAAGTATATAATTTTCTTGCATGCAGTCTTTGAGACAGAAAAATGGGAAGGATATTATTAATAGAGACCTGCCACAGAAAGAAATCCAATGGATACTGGTAATGCAGCTATTCTCTTTTAGAAGAGATCTCCAAGAAAGCATGCTTTTATTATCGGTCTGGTGAAGGTGGAGATGGCTGGTATAAATAGTAAGAAAGAAATATTCTTTGAGTCCCTACCTCACACCAAAGGCCATGCCaataattttcataaattataaaaaatttgtaTGAGTCAGCTATCATGGTGTCCATGTTATAAGGAGAAAAAATGAAGATGAGAAGGATTGAATGACTTGCCATCGTTGCAAAATGAGTGGGGAAGCTTTGGTCAAACCAAATTTTGGGGCTCATCTTAGAATACTCTGTAGCCACCTCCTTTGGTGTTTGGAGACATTGTTAATCACCTACtgcattatattaaaattattcccattttaagatACTTTGTTTAGGCGACTTCACATTTGCTAAATTGCAGTTTGAGGATTCCTTTCATGTGAAGTTGGAGGATCTGGCTGTATTCTTTGGGCATCTGATGGAAACCACGTTTAGGTAGCTTGTTGTCATAATAGTGATGGCTGACAGGTGTGTCTTCTACAGTTTTAGAGAAGGGCCAGAATCCATACAGCTTCACATTTTTACACAGTTCCACTGCAACACTTGTGATCATCAAGCCGGTGGACAAGCGGTATGCAGTCACACCTTTAGTTCTCCAGAAAAGGGCCAGATCTTTCAGGTACTTGGGATGGAAAAATAGAACCTTTTGTCTTGCTTTAGACTCTTCGAGCGTGTAGTACACTTTAAAAGAGGTACCCGTGTTGGCCCTGAAGGAAAATGCTGGCAGAAGAAAAAATGCATCTCCATAGGTTGCAATGTCCTCCAGAAATagggcttttctttcctttaagttCCCATATctgccaaattaaaaaaaaattatagtaatcCCAAGAATAATAATCAAAGTAGCAGTTTTGATAACATAAAGCTGAATTTACCATTGGTCAAAACACTGAACgatttgtatactgtatataaaacagatAAAGTGTGGACTCAGAGAAAACTCATTCAAGTAAGCATCATGTCAATATCAACGGCTAGATCTTCATCTCTGTTTCTTGGAATCCTTTCAATTTCTACTTTCTTACTGGGCTATACCCTtactgaacagacatttcttgtattattttctattcttattcattaatttttcctaaagttgttttttgttattgaaaCACCTTCcaaatgtataatgataaaatattttttcaagcatAGTATGCatatcaatacatttttaaaaattcattgagctgCACACTTATGATTTGTACATCTTTTGCACATATTTCATTATAAGTTTACTTTAGAAAACCTAAAATAgactgggcacagaggctcatgcttgtcagcactttgggaggctgaggcgagaaaatcacttgaggccaggagttcgagaacagcctgggtaacacagcgagaccccgccccacatctctataaaaaataaaaatatttgctgggaacggtggtgcatgcctgtagtcccagctacttgtgaggctgaggtgagaggatcccttgagcccaggagtttgaggctgcagtgacctgtgattgcactgctgcactctaacctgggtgacaaagagagacagag
This region of Gorilla gorilla gorilla isolate KB3781 chromosome 8, NHGRI_mGorGor1-v2.1_pri, whole genome shotgun sequence genomic DNA includes:
- the ST8SIA6 gene encoding alpha-2,8-sialyltransferase 8F isoform X2 is translated as MSYEVESKKEIPIKKNIFRMFPVSQPFVDYPYNQCAVVGNGGILNKSLCGTEIDKSDFVFRCNLPPTTGDVSKDVGSKTNLVTINPSIITLKYGNLKERKALFLEDIATYGDAFFLLPAFSFRANTGTSFKVYYTLEESKARQKVLFFHPKYLKDLALFWRTKGVTAYRLSTGLMITSVAVELCKNVKLYGFWPFSKTVEDTPVSHHYYDNKLPKRGFHQMPKEYSQILQLHMKGILKLQFSKCEVA